The proteins below come from a single Archangium lipolyticum genomic window:
- a CDS encoding TetR/AcrR family transcriptional regulator — MATRGTRKKTADKPRYHHGDLRRALLDASLALISEEGFGALSLREVARRAGVTHAAPYRHFPDKEALLVAVAEEGFRAMTARMKERMGRESTPEGRLLACGVAYVLFAMEHPAHFRVMFGPHFTHPPELSSADGDVDSFGLLVGALSEAQRAGMVREGDNQLFALSCWSMVHGLASLLVDKLLDRSGVTTRDKAEALAEQTVGVLLHGLVR; from the coding sequence ATGGCCACCCGAGGCACCCGGAAGAAGACGGCGGACAAGCCGCGCTACCACCATGGCGACTTGAGACGGGCCCTGTTGGATGCCTCGCTGGCCCTCATCTCCGAGGAGGGCTTCGGTGCCCTGTCCCTCCGGGAAGTGGCCCGGCGGGCGGGGGTGACGCACGCGGCGCCGTACCGGCACTTCCCGGACAAGGAGGCGCTGCTGGTGGCCGTGGCCGAGGAGGGCTTTCGCGCCATGACGGCGCGGATGAAGGAGCGCATGGGCCGCGAGTCGACACCCGAGGGGCGGCTTCTCGCCTGCGGCGTGGCCTATGTCCTCTTCGCCATGGAGCACCCCGCGCACTTCCGGGTGATGTTCGGGCCGCACTTCACCCATCCGCCGGAGCTGAGCTCGGCCGACGGGGACGTGGATTCCTTCGGGCTGCTGGTGGGCGCGCTCTCCGAGGCGCAGCGGGCGGGCATGGTGCGCGAGGGAGACAACCAGCTGTTCGCGCTGTCGTGCTGGTCGATGGTGCACGGGCTGGCGTCGTTGCTGGTGGACAAACTGCTGGATCGCTCGGGCGTCACCACGAGGGACAAGGCCGAGGCGCTGGCCGAGCAGACCGTGGGTGTGTTGTTGCATGGGCTGGTGCGCTAG
- a CDS encoding carotenoid oxygenase family protein, with translation MTSTATKLSPPGQPGWRGAFRDFTKDHGFQPLRVEGKLPEDLRGTLMRVGPVNFGVGEERYKHWFDGDGGILAVRFDGRGARGAARRIDTPSIRAEREAGRIISSGYGTAIPLWRRLTRGAKKRNAANTSVMAWNGRVFALYEGDVPTELSPEDLHTLGETNLDVIEGTFSAHPHRVPGRQTTYNFGMRYGRVTLLDLYELPDGGAARHLGQVPLPGPTMIHDYIATERHLIFFVTPLRLKIFRMLLGLGAYSENLEWLPELGTQVLVVPIDDLANPVRIETEPFYTWHFANAYERDGSLVVDYVRYPDFSTNAWLREMSHGVPSTNAQGRLNRATVDLKARTFRTEERSALSSEFPRVAPRVQTREHRYIYLGVHSGPGAQRGLLNAVAKVDMATGREECFELGDEQYPTEPVFVPREGGTEEDDGYVLAQVYDAPSDQTHVVVLDARNPGAEPLARAWFDHAFPVTLHGGFMPMK, from the coding sequence ATGACGAGCACGGCGACGAAGCTTTCCCCTCCCGGGCAGCCGGGCTGGCGCGGGGCGTTCCGCGACTTCACGAAGGACCACGGCTTCCAGCCGCTCCGGGTGGAGGGGAAGCTGCCGGAGGATCTGCGGGGCACGCTGATGCGGGTGGGCCCGGTGAACTTCGGCGTGGGGGAAGAGCGCTACAAGCACTGGTTCGACGGGGACGGAGGAATCCTCGCGGTGCGCTTCGATGGGAGGGGCGCTCGAGGGGCGGCGCGGCGGATCGACACCCCGAGCATCCGGGCCGAGCGTGAGGCGGGAAGGATCATCAGCAGCGGCTACGGCACGGCGATCCCGCTGTGGAGGAGGCTGACGCGAGGCGCGAAGAAGAGGAACGCGGCGAACACGTCGGTGATGGCGTGGAACGGGCGGGTCTTCGCGCTGTACGAGGGGGACGTGCCCACGGAGCTGTCCCCCGAGGATCTGCACACCCTGGGCGAGACGAACCTGGACGTCATCGAGGGCACCTTCTCCGCGCACCCGCACCGGGTGCCAGGGCGTCAGACGACGTACAACTTCGGCATGAGGTACGGCCGCGTCACCCTGCTGGATCTGTACGAGCTGCCAGACGGAGGGGCCGCGCGGCACCTGGGCCAGGTGCCCCTGCCCGGGCCGACGATGATCCACGACTACATCGCCACCGAGCGGCACCTGATCTTCTTCGTGACGCCGCTGCGGCTGAAGATCTTCCGGATGCTGCTGGGACTGGGAGCCTACTCGGAGAACCTGGAGTGGCTGCCGGAGTTGGGGACACAGGTGCTGGTCGTCCCCATCGATGACCTGGCGAACCCGGTGCGCATCGAGACGGAGCCGTTCTACACGTGGCACTTCGCCAACGCGTACGAGCGGGACGGGAGCCTGGTGGTGGACTACGTGCGCTATCCGGACTTCAGCACCAACGCGTGGCTGCGCGAGATGTCACACGGAGTGCCGTCGACGAACGCACAGGGCCGGCTGAACCGGGCGACGGTGGACCTGAAGGCACGCACGTTCCGCACGGAGGAGCGCTCGGCGCTGTCCTCCGAGTTCCCCCGGGTGGCACCGAGGGTACAGACGCGGGAGCACCGCTACATCTACCTGGGAGTGCACTCGGGGCCGGGGGCGCAGAGGGGGCTGCTCAACGCCGTGGCGAAGGTGGACATGGCGACGGGGCGGGAGGAGTGCTTCGAGCTGGGAGACGAGCAGTACCCCACGGAGCCGGTGTTCGTGCCGAGAGAGGGAGGCACGGAGGAGGACGACGGTTACGTGCTGGCGCAGGTGTACGACGCGCCGAGTGACCAGACGCACGTGGTGGTGCTGGACGCGAGGAACCCGGGAGCGGAGCCACTGGCGAGGGCGTGGTTCGATCACGCCTTCCCGGTCACCCTCCACGGTGGCTTCATGCCGATGAAGTAA
- a CDS encoding type VI secretion system contractile sheath domain-containing protein: protein MRWLVAGAFDASPSGRRFPLTEETFSEHLGRAASGLSVTVPDRLGTGDANAYEVSFDGLSAFQLGAVIEAVPDLRALRNAYDALSGAKALDAQDATRLQSILGEGRLAAAVANALRGASSPQGARRAALAVIEEALFATARDILKHPRVARLESAWRGLHWLWTHCPASAGMDIEVLDIEPHQLVEALSRSLDIPPIQRPDACIILDASDDVSTLRQLAALGEEAWVPMVAAVKDELPPEAWTRLRADETSRWLCAAVNPVVMMAEQQGEVHRECFTSPALAVAALMSASFRDTRTFARLVGPGSATRAPAVWRPQGGATVATEVGLSLREQERLAARGLAGVSGWWDSNSVLLAAAPTVYGGRDATLLPAQLLTGRVVRLAQELAERIPAGASQDAVSTLFSRAAVLFLSAGSGRTCQLQGRLVPTGNGTRSVHVYASLKPELAGTQVQLEFTLPLRG, encoded by the coding sequence GTGCGTTGGCTCGTCGCCGGGGCCTTCGACGCCTCGCCGTCGGGCCGCCGGTTCCCCCTCACCGAGGAGACCTTCTCCGAGCACCTCGGGCGCGCCGCGAGCGGGCTGTCGGTCACCGTCCCGGATCGCCTCGGCACGGGGGACGCGAACGCCTATGAAGTCTCCTTCGACGGGCTGAGCGCCTTCCAGCTCGGCGCGGTCATCGAGGCCGTCCCCGATCTGCGAGCCCTGCGCAACGCCTACGACGCCCTGTCTGGAGCGAAAGCCCTGGACGCGCAGGACGCCACCCGCCTCCAGTCCATCCTGGGCGAGGGGCGCCTGGCCGCGGCGGTGGCCAACGCCCTGCGCGGTGCGAGCTCACCCCAGGGAGCCCGCCGAGCAGCGCTCGCCGTCATCGAGGAGGCGCTCTTCGCCACGGCGCGAGACATCCTGAAGCATCCACGGGTGGCACGACTGGAGTCCGCCTGGCGAGGGCTGCACTGGTTGTGGACGCACTGCCCCGCTTCCGCGGGCATGGACATCGAGGTGCTCGACATCGAGCCCCACCAGCTCGTGGAGGCGCTCTCGCGAAGCCTCGACATCCCGCCCATCCAGCGCCCCGATGCCTGCATCATCCTCGATGCGAGCGATGACGTGAGCACCCTGCGCCAGCTCGCGGCCCTGGGAGAGGAGGCCTGGGTGCCGATGGTGGCGGCGGTGAAGGACGAGCTCCCGCCGGAAGCGTGGACGCGGCTGCGAGCCGACGAGACGTCGCGTTGGCTGTGCGCGGCCGTCAACCCCGTGGTGATGATGGCCGAGCAGCAAGGAGAGGTGCACCGCGAGTGCTTCACCAGTCCCGCGCTCGCGGTGGCGGCCCTGATGTCGGCCAGCTTCCGGGACACACGGACCTTCGCCCGCCTCGTGGGGCCGGGCAGCGCGACGCGAGCCCCCGCGGTGTGGCGACCCCAGGGGGGAGCGACGGTGGCGACCGAGGTGGGCCTCTCGCTGCGAGAACAGGAGCGGCTGGCGGCGAGGGGACTGGCGGGCGTGAGTGGCTGGTGGGATTCGAATTCCGTGCTGCTGGCGGCGGCGCCCACCGTGTACGGCGGCCGCGATGCCACGCTGCTCCCGGCGCAACTGCTCACCGGCCGGGTGGTCCGCCTCGCGCAGGAGCTGGCGGAGAGGATCCCCGCGGGCGCGAGCCAGGACGCGGTGTCCACCTTGTTCTCCCGGGCGGCCGTGCTGTTCCTCTCGGCCGGCTCGGGACGGACCTGCCAGCTCCAGGGGCGGCTGGTGCCGACCGGGAACGGAACGCGAAGCGTGCACGTGTACGCCTCGTTGAAGCCCGAGCTCGCGGGCACCCAGGTGCAGCTCGAGTTCACCCTGCCGCTGCGCGGGTGA
- a CDS encoding SH3 domain-containing protein, whose translation MTRRRNPFNPLSDFIGLGNSFRIPSSLGIINDLHKTLAVSSFRIPSSLGIINDLHKTLAVSSFRNLSGLSFINDLQKALAGNSFRNLSGLSFINDLQKNLAGNVFQNVSGLGIINDLQRASLPSHVRLLPVIEHSIASTLHSAFQPSAFSEQFRLLFSAAKSLAETHSLSTLGSTIAAVGLAGKFDLSTIGAAVAAAELVVAKADEPDELEQIREESILVDTVADVQTLSQQAGETSEAEFQQKLITAIETVLSKTESRLSAARSSPERISLVNWIGLMLAVLSFLSSSLQNYQNYLAYDFSKKSVASSDQPSTPQRPETEQPNETQLEELKRMNAAIEKMADQLLAIEKEQVSLYLVERQTRLLSGTSTKADKLAELYPNQIVTVVERKHKWLKVQYYDHLLEEIREGWVMKKYLRRLEK comes from the coding sequence TTGACTAGGCGCCGCAATCCGTTCAATCCACTTTCGGATTTCATTGGGCTTGGGAACTCCTTCAGGATTCCCTCCAGTCTCGGCATCATCAACGACCTGCACAAGACCCTGGCCGTAAGCTCCTTCAGGATTCCCTCCAGTCTCGGCATCATCAACGACCTGCACAAGACCCTGGCCGTAAGCTCCTTCCGGAACCTCTCAGGTCTCAGCTTCATCAACGACCTGCAAAAAGCTCTGGCTGGAAATTCATTCCGGAATCTCTCAGGTCTCAGCTTCATCAACGACCTGCAAAAAAATCTAGCCGGAAATGTCTTTCAGAACGTCTCTGGTCTCGGCATCATCAACGACCTGCAACGTGCTTCGTTGCCTTCTCACGTCAGGCTGCTACCAGTCATTGAGCACAGTATTGCATCTACGCTGCACAGTGCTTTTCAGCCCTCAGCATTTTCAGAGCAGTTCCGACTGCTGTTCTCGGCTGCCAAATCACTGGCTGAAACTCATTCTCTCAGCACACTCGGATCAACTATCGCAGCGGTAGGATTGGCTGGCAAGTTCGATCTATCGACTATCGGTGCAGCAGTAGCAGCAGCCGAGCTAGTAGTGGCCAAAGCTGATGAACCGGATGAGTTGGAACAAATCCGGGAAGAGTCGATTTTGGTCGATACTGTTGCTGATGTCCAGACACTCTCGCAGCAAGCAGGGGAAACTTCAGAAGCTGAGTTTCAGCAGAAGCTTATTACAGCAATCGAAACCGTTCTCTCAAAGACCGAAAGCCGGCTCTCTGCCGCAAGGTCATCCCCAGAGCGCATATCGCTTGTGAATTGGATCGGTCTTATGTTGGCCGTTCTCTCTTTTTTGAGTTCGTCTCTTCAAAACTATCAAAACTATCTGGCGTATGATTTTTCCAAAAAATCGGTCGCCAGCAGCGATCAACCATCAACCCCCCAACGACCTGAAACCGAACAGCCGAACGAGACTCAACTGGAAGAGTTAAAACGAATGAATGCTGCGATAGAGAAAATGGCGGATCAACTGCTCGCAATTGAGAAAGAGCAGGTCAGCCTCTATCTCGTTGAGCGGCAAACACGCCTCTTGTCAGGCACTTCCACCAAGGCCGACAAATTGGCGGAATTGTATCCGAACCAAATTGTCACGGTAGTCGAGCGGAAGCATAAGTGGCTCAAGGTACAGTACTACGACCACCTGCTCGAAGAGATTCGGGAGGGATGGGTAATGAAGAAGTATTTGCGCAGGTTGGAGAAATAA
- a CDS encoding serine/threonine-protein kinase, which translates to MGTERVVVTGGSARGSLVGRRYQLLDVVGRGGMGTVYRALDRLGGCVALKRLHRSLADLEQGTSEDETTATISRELARDLAAEFEALTSLRHPHVIHVLDYGFDEELRPFLTMELLVGAKTLMEAGRDQPALVRIDLLVQLLRALAYMHRRGFIHRDLKPANVLVVDGQVKVLDFGLAMAHERGGAPRGGAAGTPGYVAPEIFQGEPVSEASDLYSVGVMAQRMLAGDRASEPRLAAILQRLVAVDRRERYQRAEEVLRDLWEMVGQRVQLETSATRESYLRAARFVGRTRERQLLEQALARALVGHGEAWLVGGESGVGKSRLVEELRTLALVRGAVVLSGQAVSSGGSPYEDFRPVLPWLALLTEPSDFEASVLEPLVPNMEALLLRPVPKAPEVSGDIAQERLMSVVEALFERIGQPTLLILEDQQWGRAESKRLLARLSARAGALPLLVVATYRDDESPGLPQELPAMRVLSVPRLGEEEMARLSESMIGEAGRVPQVLELLRRETEGNPFFLVEVVRALAEEAGQLDRIGAAPLPERVFAGGVRQIIQRRLDKVPASARELLRLAAVVGRHLDLEVLKASALEVDLERWLEDCASAAVLDFADGRWRFAHDKLREGMLASLPGEKAREQHRRAALSIEAAHPHASEWLAALAHHWGQAGDTEREAHYAERAGEQAMSVYACHAALPYFQRALEIARASAERARHIGHLEGRLAEASYLIGDMASCVTHTGQALANLGWPLPGSILAWRLSLARELLVRLAQAATPESFEEKSPERRESRIEAGHLTTRLSEIYFFRPDALRALWSTLRLVNLLEPAGPSPDLARAYIILATILNALPFPRSMVDDWCERAVSTASRVGSTDSLIYVLVRRVVCGISQARWREAEDWAEQARGLASTAGDFRQFEQGCSMLLNALYYQGGFRRGVEISHELELSARKRNAVQTLYWGPMLRARCLVRLGRTAEVLRELEQVLPWFESHASATEKILLYGSMALALLHGGQRERALALAARSLALIKGTKPVNCLLLGGVRVVAEVYLSEWERVTGGQADGTGELVRAARDSCKLLRAYTRAFAFAQPFSLLCDGQEAWLSGRTEVALRTWRRCAERAVELAMPYEEGRARLELGRHLAPAVPERKVHLSLAREIFQRLGAAVDLVRTEAELARAGN; encoded by the coding sequence GTGGGGACCGAGAGGGTGGTGGTCACGGGAGGCAGCGCGCGGGGCTCACTGGTGGGCCGCCGCTACCAGCTCCTGGACGTCGTCGGCCGCGGAGGCATGGGCACCGTGTACCGTGCCCTGGATCGGCTGGGCGGGTGCGTTGCCCTCAAACGGCTGCATCGCTCCCTGGCGGACCTGGAGCAGGGGACCTCCGAAGATGAGACCACGGCCACCATCTCGCGTGAGCTGGCTCGGGATCTGGCCGCTGAGTTCGAGGCGCTCACTTCCCTGCGCCACCCCCACGTCATCCACGTGCTGGACTACGGGTTCGACGAGGAGTTGCGGCCCTTCCTCACCATGGAACTGCTGGTGGGGGCGAAGACGTTGATGGAGGCGGGGCGGGACCAGCCCGCGCTGGTGCGGATCGACCTGCTGGTGCAGTTGCTGCGGGCGCTCGCGTACATGCACCGCCGGGGCTTCATCCACCGGGACCTGAAACCAGCCAACGTGCTGGTGGTGGACGGGCAGGTGAAGGTGCTGGACTTCGGTCTGGCCATGGCGCACGAGCGAGGAGGTGCGCCGCGCGGGGGCGCGGCGGGCACGCCGGGGTACGTGGCGCCCGAGATCTTCCAGGGCGAGCCGGTCTCGGAGGCCTCGGACCTGTACAGCGTGGGGGTGATGGCGCAGCGCATGCTGGCGGGGGACAGGGCCTCGGAGCCGCGCCTGGCGGCGATACTCCAACGGCTGGTGGCGGTGGACCGGCGCGAGCGCTACCAGCGCGCAGAGGAGGTGCTGAGGGATCTGTGGGAGATGGTCGGCCAGCGGGTGCAGCTCGAGACCTCGGCCACGCGTGAGAGCTACCTGCGAGCGGCACGCTTCGTGGGCAGGACGCGCGAGCGGCAACTGCTGGAGCAGGCGCTGGCGCGAGCGTTGGTCGGCCACGGCGAGGCGTGGCTGGTGGGCGGGGAGAGCGGGGTGGGCAAGTCGCGGCTGGTGGAGGAGCTGCGCACGCTGGCACTGGTGCGTGGGGCCGTGGTGCTGAGTGGCCAGGCCGTCAGCAGCGGAGGCAGCCCGTATGAGGATTTCCGGCCGGTGCTGCCCTGGCTGGCGCTGCTGACCGAGCCGAGCGACTTCGAGGCCAGTGTGCTCGAGCCCCTGGTGCCGAACATGGAGGCGCTGTTGCTGCGGCCGGTGCCGAAAGCGCCGGAGGTCTCCGGTGACATCGCCCAGGAGCGTCTGATGAGCGTGGTGGAGGCGCTCTTCGAGCGGATCGGCCAGCCGACCTTGTTGATTCTCGAGGACCAGCAGTGGGGGCGGGCCGAGTCCAAGCGGCTGCTGGCGCGGCTGTCCGCGCGTGCGGGAGCGCTGCCGCTGCTGGTGGTGGCCACGTACCGCGATGACGAGAGTCCCGGGCTCCCCCAGGAACTGCCGGCCATGCGGGTGCTGAGCGTGCCACGGCTCGGGGAGGAGGAGATGGCGCGCTTGAGCGAGTCGATGATCGGCGAGGCGGGCCGCGTGCCCCAGGTGCTGGAGCTGCTGCGGCGGGAGACGGAGGGCAATCCCTTCTTCCTGGTGGAGGTGGTGCGCGCGCTGGCGGAGGAGGCTGGGCAATTGGATCGGATCGGTGCCGCGCCACTGCCTGAGCGGGTCTTCGCCGGAGGCGTGCGGCAGATCATCCAGCGGCGGCTGGACAAGGTGCCGGCTTCAGCGCGCGAGCTGTTGCGGCTCGCTGCGGTGGTGGGCCGCCACCTGGACCTGGAAGTGTTGAAGGCCAGCGCGCTCGAGGTGGACCTGGAGCGGTGGTTGGAGGACTGCGCGAGCGCCGCGGTGCTGGACTTCGCGGATGGGCGGTGGCGGTTCGCCCACGACAAGCTGCGCGAGGGCATGCTGGCCAGCCTGCCGGGCGAGAAGGCGCGGGAGCAGCACCGCCGGGCTGCCCTCTCCATCGAGGCCGCGCACCCCCACGCGTCCGAGTGGCTGGCGGCGCTCGCCCACCACTGGGGCCAGGCGGGTGACACGGAGCGGGAGGCACATTATGCGGAGCGGGCCGGAGAGCAGGCCATGTCCGTCTATGCCTGCCATGCGGCCCTCCCTTACTTCCAGCGAGCCCTGGAGATCGCCCGGGCGAGCGCCGAGCGGGCACGCCACATCGGCCACCTGGAGGGGCGGCTGGCGGAGGCCTCCTATCTCATCGGCGACATGGCCTCCTGCGTCACGCATACCGGGCAGGCCCTGGCGAACCTGGGTTGGCCGCTGCCCGGGAGCATCCTGGCCTGGAGACTGAGCCTCGCACGTGAGCTGCTCGTGCGGCTCGCGCAGGCGGCCACGCCCGAGTCCTTCGAGGAGAAGTCGCCCGAGCGCCGCGAGTCGCGTATCGAGGCCGGGCACCTGACGACGAGACTCAGCGAGATCTACTTCTTCCGGCCGGATGCCCTACGCGCGCTCTGGTCGACACTCCGGCTGGTCAACCTGCTGGAGCCCGCGGGACCTTCGCCGGACCTGGCGCGTGCCTACATCATCCTGGCGACGATCCTGAACGCCCTCCCTTTCCCGCGGTCGATGGTGGACGACTGGTGCGAGCGGGCCGTGAGCACGGCCAGTCGAGTGGGAAGTACGGACAGCTTGATCTACGTGCTGGTGCGTCGTGTGGTCTGTGGCATCAGTCAAGCGCGCTGGCGGGAGGCGGAGGACTGGGCGGAACAGGCCCGGGGGCTCGCCAGCACCGCCGGGGATTTCCGCCAGTTCGAGCAGGGCTGCAGCATGCTCTTGAACGCGCTCTACTATCAGGGCGGTTTCCGTCGAGGTGTCGAGATCTCGCACGAGCTCGAGCTCTCCGCACGGAAGCGCAATGCCGTGCAGACCTTGTATTGGGGACCGATGTTGCGGGCGCGCTGTCTCGTTCGTCTGGGCCGTACCGCGGAAGTCCTCCGCGAGCTGGAGCAGGTGCTGCCCTGGTTCGAGTCCCATGCGAGCGCCACGGAGAAAATTCTGCTCTACGGCTCGATGGCCCTGGCGCTGCTGCATGGCGGGCAGCGGGAGCGCGCGCTCGCGCTGGCGGCCAGGAGTCTGGCGCTGATCAAGGGCACGAAGCCGGTGAACTGCCTCCTCCTCGGCGGGGTACGCGTGGTCGCCGAGGTCTACCTGTCGGAGTGGGAGCGGGTGACGGGTGGCCAGGCCGATGGAACAGGGGAGTTGGTGCGGGCGGCGAGGGATTCCTGCAAGCTCCTGCGGGCCTACACCCGGGCCTTCGCGTTCGCCCAGCCGTTCTCCCTGCTCTGTGACGGGCAGGAGGCCTGGCTCTCGGGGCGGACCGAGGTGGCGCTGCGTACCTGGCGGCGCTGCGCCGAGCGCGCCGTGGAACTAGCGATGCCCTACGAGGAAGGAAGGGCTCGGCTCGAGCTGGGGCGGCATCTGGCCCCGGCAGTTCCAGAGCGCAAGGTCCACCTCTCTCTCGCCAGGGAGATCTTCCAACGGCTCGGTGCGGCCGTTGATCTGGTGCGCACCGAGGCCGAGCTGGCCCGGGCCGGCAACTAG
- a CDS encoding coiled-coil domain-containing protein, translated as MKALWTRFDKAAEEVLALRQKLDTSAGRVRSSVTEMEPAVSSRCQALEGQVKGKEQSFAQQLDGLGKQVGERCESLVSELGSALEKRKDALQEKLKEREKQLQDEHEKLRAQAEQEVKKVTAQHEATLKQREGELQKLRAQAGKKASSELASREKQLQEEIQKARGLVEQEKKKLEEREKQLKEQYQKLRDQAEQELGKATAELEAREKQLKEELQKLQGKAEKELQGAATKLTAVTDMLLAPMVQVRETIVQETQQLTKALDAVIVPPTNALQQVHDTVKSTSDSAKAEVQRLVGQIRAGLEPIRTQVKSATEAANQLLETVESTVGQALTTGREQLNQMLDLIEKTLGEQVQQLADGIQAVEHLLDQVQQQIDTVVNQGTVSIDALMKTAIATFASIESPVKQTIDATLSVLDGLMDTLAEIEKQIQAVFTALPEKLEQLQTLYKTLVGTLESLLAKAVQLLEAIPASDLPKPLVDPAMQAITKVVNQISTQLGTITSQIGEQITSLQQQLVTQVEQIQTQAVQQVETLKQQLVQQIDTLKQSVQATIDQAVQQVEQLVAQIATQIATARDQIVKQVEALQKQVSERVETLKEDVKTRLQTFQQSLEDGVKSATDEVAKLGKTIEDKVAAAQTELQTRLDTARTAVEQALTEADKARQRIEDELTARMDPVLTGFSKQAGEVMSAAEKQIDGMAGRVDATREQLFAPLDKIGTSVDQTTLFEQPLKQAREWVDKMMEGADAQVRALAA; from the coding sequence GTGAAGGCGCTGTGGACGCGATTCGACAAGGCCGCGGAAGAGGTGCTCGCCCTGCGGCAGAAGCTCGACACCTCCGCGGGCCGGGTCCGGAGCAGCGTGACGGAGATGGAGCCGGCGGTCTCCTCTCGTTGCCAGGCCCTCGAGGGCCAGGTGAAGGGCAAGGAGCAGTCCTTCGCGCAGCAGCTCGACGGGCTGGGCAAGCAGGTGGGGGAGCGCTGTGAGTCGCTCGTCTCCGAGCTGGGCTCGGCGCTCGAGAAGCGCAAGGACGCACTGCAGGAGAAGCTGAAGGAGCGCGAGAAGCAGTTGCAGGACGAGCACGAGAAGCTCCGCGCGCAGGCCGAGCAGGAGGTGAAGAAGGTCACCGCCCAGCACGAGGCCACCCTGAAGCAGCGCGAGGGGGAGCTCCAGAAGCTCCGCGCGCAGGCGGGGAAGAAGGCCTCCTCGGAGCTCGCGTCGCGCGAGAAGCAGCTCCAGGAGGAGATCCAGAAGGCCCGTGGCCTGGTGGAGCAGGAGAAGAAGAAGCTCGAGGAGCGCGAGAAGCAGCTGAAGGAGCAGTACCAGAAGCTGCGCGACCAGGCGGAGCAGGAGCTCGGGAAAGCCACCGCGGAGCTCGAGGCGCGCGAGAAGCAGCTCAAGGAGGAGCTCCAGAAGCTCCAGGGCAAGGCGGAGAAGGAGCTCCAGGGCGCGGCCACGAAGCTCACGGCCGTGACGGACATGCTGCTCGCCCCGATGGTGCAGGTCCGGGAGACGATCGTTCAGGAGACGCAGCAGCTGACGAAGGCGCTCGACGCCGTCATCGTCCCGCCGACCAACGCCCTGCAACAGGTCCACGACACCGTGAAGTCGACGAGTGACTCCGCGAAAGCCGAGGTGCAGCGGCTGGTGGGGCAGATCCGCGCGGGGCTGGAGCCGATCCGCACCCAGGTGAAGAGCGCCACCGAGGCGGCCAACCAGCTGCTCGAGACGGTGGAGAGCACCGTCGGCCAGGCGCTGACGACCGGGCGGGAGCAGCTCAACCAGATGCTCGACCTGATCGAGAAGACGCTGGGCGAGCAGGTGCAGCAGCTGGCCGACGGCATCCAGGCGGTGGAGCATCTGCTCGATCAGGTGCAGCAACAGATCGACACGGTCGTCAACCAGGGGACCGTGTCCATCGATGCGCTGATGAAGACGGCGATCGCCACCTTCGCGTCCATCGAATCGCCCGTGAAGCAGACGATCGACGCCACGCTGTCCGTGCTCGATGGCCTGATGGACACACTGGCGGAGATCGAGAAGCAGATCCAGGCGGTCTTCACGGCCCTGCCCGAGAAGCTCGAGCAGCTCCAGACGCTCTACAAGACGCTGGTCGGCACGCTGGAGTCCCTGCTGGCCAAGGCCGTGCAGTTGCTGGAGGCCATTCCCGCCTCGGACCTGCCCAAGCCGCTGGTGGACCCGGCCATGCAGGCCATCACCAAGGTGGTGAACCAGATCTCCACCCAGCTCGGCACCATCACCAGCCAGATCGGCGAGCAGATCACCTCATTGCAGCAACAGCTCGTCACCCAGGTGGAGCAGATCCAGACCCAGGCCGTGCAGCAGGTGGAGACGCTGAAGCAGCAGTTGGTGCAGCAGATCGACACCCTGAAGCAGTCGGTGCAGGCCACCATCGACCAGGCCGTGCAGCAGGTGGAGCAGTTGGTGGCGCAGATCGCGACGCAGATCGCGACCGCTCGCGATCAGATCGTGAAGCAGGTGGAGGCGCTCCAGAAGCAGGTGTCCGAGCGCGTGGAGACGCTCAAGGAGGACGTGAAGACGCGGCTCCAGACGTTCCAGCAGAGCCTCGAGGACGGGGTGAAGAGCGCGACCGACGAGGTGGCGAAGCTGGGCAAGACGATCGAGGACAAGGTGGCCGCCGCCCAGACGGAGCTACAGACCCGGCTCGACACGGCCCGCACCGCGGTGGAGCAGGCGCTCACGGAGGCGGACAAGGCCCGGCAGCGCATCGAGGACGAGCTCACCGCGCGGATGGATCCGGTGCTCACCGGCTTCTCGAAACAGGCCGGGGAGGTCATGAGCGCGGCGGAGAAGCAGATCGACGGGATGGCGGGCCGGGTGGACGCGACCCGGGAGCAGCTGTTCGCGCCCCTGGACAAGATCGGCACGTCGGTCGATCAGACCACCCTCTTCGAGCAGCCGCTGAAGCAGGCGCGCGAGTGGGTGGACAAGATGATGGAAGGGGCCGACGCCCAGGTGCGCGCGCTGGCGGCCTGA